A window from Corythoichthys intestinalis isolate RoL2023-P3 chromosome 10, ASM3026506v1, whole genome shotgun sequence encodes these proteins:
- the LOC130922947 gene encoding Kv channel-interacting protein 2 isoform X2 — protein MMHLFFRDKWEVEGLQTVGILLVVCSSLKLMHFLGLIDLTTAGKMNDSVEDDFELSTVCHRPESMDKLQEQTKFSKKELQVLYRGFKNECPSGVVNEENFKNIYSQFFPQGDSSTYAHFLFEAFDTDKNGSVSFEDFVYGLSIILRGTINDRLNWAFNLYDLNKDGCITKDEMLDIMRSIYDMMGKYTYPTMQDDAPRDHVESFFQKMDRNKDGVVTIEEFIESCKKDENIMQSMQLFDNVI, from the exons ATGATGCATCTGTTCTTCCGAGACAAGTGGGAGGTGGAGGGGCTACAGACGGTGGGAATCCTTCTGGTCGTTTGCAGCTCTCTCAAACTGATGCACTTTTTGGGGCTTATCGACCTTACCACGGCAGGTAAGATGAATG ACAGTGTAGAAGATGACTTTGAGCTCTCCACCGTGTGCCATCGACCGGAAAGCATGGACAAGCTGCAGGAGCAGACAAAGTTCTCCAAGAAGGAACTTCAGGTTCTCTACAGGGGCTTCAAGAAT GAATGTCCAAGCGGTGTAGTGAATGAGGAGAACTTTAAGAACATCTACTCCCAGTTTTTTCCTCAGGGAG ATTCAAGTACGTATGCACACTTCCTCTTTGAAGCCTTCGACACTGACAAGAACGGCTCCGTTAGTTTTGAG GACTTTGTGTATGGCCTGTCCATCATCTTGAGAGGGACCATTAACGACCGCTTAAACTGGGCATTTAACCTGTACGACCTGAACAAGGATGGCTGCATCACCAAGGAT GAGATGCTGGACATCATGAGGTCCATCTACGACATGATGGGGAAGTACACGTATCCCACTATGCAGGACGATGCTCCCAGAGACCATGTAGAGAGCTTTTTCCAg aaaaTGGATAGAAATAAAGATGGAGTGGTTACTATAGAGGAATTCATCGAGTCATGTAAAAAG gatGAGAATATCATGCAGTCCATGCAGCTCTTTGACAATGTCATCTAA
- the LOC130922947 gene encoding Kv channel-interacting protein 2 isoform X3: protein MMHLFFRDKWEVEGLQTVGILLVVCSSLKLMHFLGLIDLTTADSVEDDFELSTVCHRPESMDKLQEQTKFSKKELQVLYRGFKNECPSGVVNEENFKNIYSQFFPQGDSSTYAHFLFEAFDTDKNGSVSFEDFVYGLSIILRGTINDRLNWAFNLYDLNKDGCITKDEMLDIMRSIYDMMGKYTYPTMQDDAPRDHVESFFQKMDRNKDGVVTIEEFIESCKKDENIMQSMQLFDNVI from the exons ATGATGCATCTGTTCTTCCGAGACAAGTGGGAGGTGGAGGGGCTACAGACGGTGGGAATCCTTCTGGTCGTTTGCAGCTCTCTCAAACTGATGCACTTTTTGGGGCTTATCGACCTTACCACGGCAG ACAGTGTAGAAGATGACTTTGAGCTCTCCACCGTGTGCCATCGACCGGAAAGCATGGACAAGCTGCAGGAGCAGACAAAGTTCTCCAAGAAGGAACTTCAGGTTCTCTACAGGGGCTTCAAGAAT GAATGTCCAAGCGGTGTAGTGAATGAGGAGAACTTTAAGAACATCTACTCCCAGTTTTTTCCTCAGGGAG ATTCAAGTACGTATGCACACTTCCTCTTTGAAGCCTTCGACACTGACAAGAACGGCTCCGTTAGTTTTGAG GACTTTGTGTATGGCCTGTCCATCATCTTGAGAGGGACCATTAACGACCGCTTAAACTGGGCATTTAACCTGTACGACCTGAACAAGGATGGCTGCATCACCAAGGAT GAGATGCTGGACATCATGAGGTCCATCTACGACATGATGGGGAAGTACACGTATCCCACTATGCAGGACGATGCTCCCAGAGACCATGTAGAGAGCTTTTTCCAg aaaaTGGATAGAAATAAAGATGGAGTGGTTACTATAGAGGAATTCATCGAGTCATGTAAAAAG gatGAGAATATCATGCAGTCCATGCAGCTCTTTGACAATGTCATCTAA
- the LOC130922947 gene encoding Kv channel-interacting protein 2 isoform X1, with protein MKSKNRESLTDSRDLDGSYDPLTGNPSNSQSKKSIKQRFLKLLPCCTPSAAPSISQSNVEDDFELSTVCHRPESMDKLQEQTKFSKKELQVLYRGFKNECPSGVVNEENFKNIYSQFFPQGDSSTYAHFLFEAFDTDKNGSVSFEDFVYGLSIILRGTINDRLNWAFNLYDLNKDGCITKDEMLDIMRSIYDMMGKYTYPTMQDDAPRDHVESFFQKMDRNKDGVVTIEEFIESCKKDENIMQSMQLFDNVI; from the exons GAAATCCTTCCAACAGCCAAAGCAAAAAAAGCATAAAGCAGCGTTTCCTCAAGCTGCTGCCGTGCTGCACGCCCTCGGCCGCCCCCTCAATCAGTCAAAGCAA TGTAGAAGATGACTTTGAGCTCTCCACCGTGTGCCATCGACCGGAAAGCATGGACAAGCTGCAGGAGCAGACAAAGTTCTCCAAGAAGGAACTTCAGGTTCTCTACAGGGGCTTCAAGAAT GAATGTCCAAGCGGTGTAGTGAATGAGGAGAACTTTAAGAACATCTACTCCCAGTTTTTTCCTCAGGGAG ATTCAAGTACGTATGCACACTTCCTCTTTGAAGCCTTCGACACTGACAAGAACGGCTCCGTTAGTTTTGAG GACTTTGTGTATGGCCTGTCCATCATCTTGAGAGGGACCATTAACGACCGCTTAAACTGGGCATTTAACCTGTACGACCTGAACAAGGATGGCTGCATCACCAAGGAT GAGATGCTGGACATCATGAGGTCCATCTACGACATGATGGGGAAGTACACGTATCCCACTATGCAGGACGATGCTCCCAGAGACCATGTAGAGAGCTTTTTCCAg aaaaTGGATAGAAATAAAGATGGAGTGGTTACTATAGAGGAATTCATCGAGTCATGTAAAAAG gatGAGAATATCATGCAGTCCATGCAGCTCTTTGACAATGTCATCTAA
- the LOC130922947 gene encoding Kv channel-interacting protein 2 isoform X6 — protein sequence MDKLQEQTKFSKKELQVLYRGFKNECPSGVVNEENFKNIYSQFFPQGDSSTYAHFLFEAFDTDKNGSVSFEDFVYGLSIILRGTINDRLNWAFNLYDLNKDGCITKDEMLDIMRSIYDMMGKYTYPTMQDDAPRDHVESFFQKMDRNKDGVVTIEEFIESCKKDENIMQSMQLFDNVI from the exons ATGGACAAGCTGCAGGAGCAGACAAAGTTCTCCAAGAAGGAACTTCAGGTTCTCTACAGGGGCTTCAAGAAT GAATGTCCAAGCGGTGTAGTGAATGAGGAGAACTTTAAGAACATCTACTCCCAGTTTTTTCCTCAGGGAG ATTCAAGTACGTATGCACACTTCCTCTTTGAAGCCTTCGACACTGACAAGAACGGCTCCGTTAGTTTTGAG GACTTTGTGTATGGCCTGTCCATCATCTTGAGAGGGACCATTAACGACCGCTTAAACTGGGCATTTAACCTGTACGACCTGAACAAGGATGGCTGCATCACCAAGGAT GAGATGCTGGACATCATGAGGTCCATCTACGACATGATGGGGAAGTACACGTATCCCACTATGCAGGACGATGCTCCCAGAGACCATGTAGAGAGCTTTTTCCAg aaaaTGGATAGAAATAAAGATGGAGTGGTTACTATAGAGGAATTCATCGAGTCATGTAAAAAG gatGAGAATATCATGCAGTCCATGCAGCTCTTTGACAATGTCATCTAA